A stretch of Carya illinoinensis cultivar Pawnee chromosome 14, C.illinoinensisPawnee_v1, whole genome shotgun sequence DNA encodes these proteins:
- the LOC122293195 gene encoding uncharacterized protein At5g39865-like: protein MWRQLGKSTVRIHNTSSPPTLLSFKDVQELCAEEPPQPTAKKPSIFHRVRLANSIIRAWSTRPPTHPPAESPESSPNVAAVSDQSGSDPLAKTQSKPSIRIPGTEKRIVVYFTSLRVVRSTFEDCSTVRSILRGFRVSLDERDLSMDSAFLTELQEILGGQNQSKLSLPMVFIGGRYVGGAEEIRQLHEAGELKKLVEGLAAAEPGVCDACGGYRFVLCGECCGSHKLFTEKTGFKSCTACNENGLISNKADMRWARKLANTCFLPQ, encoded by the exons ATGTGGCGGCAGTTGGGTAAATCAACCGTTCGTATTCACAACACGTCATCTCCGCCCACCCTCCTCTCTTTCAAGGACGTCCAAGAGCTCTGCGCCGAGGAGCCCCCTCAACCCACCGCCAAGAAGCCGTCGATATTCCACAGGGTCCGACTCGCCAACTCGATCATCCGTGCCTGGTCAACTCGCCCACCGACTCATCCACCCGCAGAATCACCCGAGTCCAGTCCAAATGTCGCCGCCGTCTCGGACCAATCGGGCAGCGACCCACTTGCGAAAACGCAATCCAAACCGTCGATTCGAATCCCCGGCACTGAGAAGCGCATTGTGGTGTACTTCACAAGCCTCCGGGTGGTGAGGTCTACATTCGAGGACTGCAGTACCGTACGATCCATTCTACGTGGGTTTCGGGTCTCGCTCGACGAAAGAGATCTCTCCATGGACTCGGCGTTCCTAACCGAGCTGCAGGAGATCCTGGGCGGCCAAAACCAAAGCAAGTTAAGCTTGCCAATGGTTTTCATCGGCGGGAGGTATGTGGGCGGGGCGGAAGAGATTCGGCAGCTGCACGAGGCGGGAGAGCTCAAGAAGCTTGTGGAAGGCTTGGCCGCAGCGGAACCGGGCGTGTGCGACGCGTGCGGCGGCTACAGATTCGTTCTTTGCGGCGAGTGTTGCGGTAGCCATAAACTGTTCACGGAAAAAACCGGGTTCAAGAGCTGTACGGCGTGCAACGAGAACGGTCTCATCAG CAATAAAGCAGACATGAGATGGGCGAGAAAGCTGGCAAACACTTGTTTTCTGCCACAGTGA
- the LOC122295192 gene encoding inactive receptor-like serine/threonine-protein kinase At2g40270 has product MKIRTVFDLSGVLSLLGMGGRWRINQLKLLMAVFMAVISLFFRSQCSSLNSEGLALLRFRDRVVRDPFGALWDWNENYGGVDPCAWFGVEWSDGKVMTLTLKDLCLEGTLAPELGELAYIKSMLNFYRILRNNSFTGNIPNEIGKLKDLEVLDLGNNNFSGPFPSDFGSNPILTTLLLDNNKFLGTISPEHYELKTLSEFQTDDNKLFGTPKASCNSLSFAWKKDRFGDETHRRMLQVVDDVSNPSRGNEDNKRALSSPLPSPFPSPSDYLPPLGSQSPFSQSTSPLSIPPSASSLESPISSPSQPPFNIFLTPSTSPVVAPTPASTIPENPTVMVSAPAVSHWDPSRYPTSSPSQGVKQNSKTKRDVVLIWVGIIGGCLFILILAIGLVFCRSNKVVTVKPWATGLSGQLQKAFVTGVPKLNRPELEAACEDFSNIIGSFSDGTVYKGTLSSGVEIAVTSSAVTSPGNWSKNLKVQFRKKIETLSKVNHKNFVNLIGFCEEEKPFTRMMVFEYAPNGTLFEHLHIKEAEHLDWGMRLRIAMGIAYCLEYMHQLTPPITHKNLQSSSIYLTEDYAAKISDFSFWNHITAAKSETDVMDLSEIPSVEPESNVYSFGLILFEMMTGRIPYSFDNGSLADWVSDYLKGVQHSREMVDPTLESFQVDELEQLFEVIKYCLQPDPKQRPSMSEITTKMKDITEMGPDGATPKLSPLWWAELEIMSTD; this is encoded by the exons ATGAAGATAAGGACCGTCTTTGATTTGTCAGGTGTTTTGAGTCTTCTTGGGATGGGTGGACGTTGGAGAATCAACCAGTTAAAGCTCCTCATGGCGGTGTTCATGGCGGTGATATCACTGTTTTTTAGGAGTCAATGTTCGTCTCTGAACAGCGAAG GTTTGGCGTTGTTGAGGTTCCGGGACAGAGTGGTGAGAGACCCATTTGGGGCTTTATGGGATTGGAATGAGAATTACGGAGGGGTCGATCCTTGTGCTTGGTTCGGAGTGGAGTGGTCGGACGGGAAAGTGATGACCTT GACTCTGAAAGATCTTTGTCTTGAAGGAACATTGGCACCTGAGCTTGGGGAGCTGGCTTACATAAAATCTAT GCTTAACTTCTACAGAATTTTACGAAACAATTCTTTTACTGGGAATATTCCAAACGAGATTGGGAAATTGAAAGACCTGGAGGTTTTGGACTTGGGAAACAATAACTTTAGTGGACCGTTTCCATCAGACTTCGGCAGTAATCCTATCTTGACTACACT TTTACTTGACAACAACAAGTTCCTTGGTACCATCTCTCCTGAACATTATGAGCTGAAGACACTTTCTGAATTTCAGACAGATGATAATAAGCTATTTGGTACTCCGAAGGCGTCCTGTAACAGTTTATCTTTTGCTTG GAAGAAAGACAGGTTTGGCGATGAAACTCACCGTAGGATGCTGCAGGTAGTGGATGATGTCTCAAATCCATCCAGAGGCAATGAAGACAACAAGAGGGCACTATCATCACCATTACCTTCTCCCTTTCCTTCGCCATCGGACTATTTGCCTCCGTTAGGATCACAGTCACCATTTTCACAGTCTACATCACCATTGTCAATTCCTCCATCGGCATCCTCATTAGAGTCTCCAATATCCTCCCCATCACAACCTCCTTTCAATATCTTCCTGACTCCATCAACATCACCTGTTGTTGCACCAACTCCTGCTTCAACAATTCCAGAAAATCCAACAGTAATGGTATCTGCACCAGCAGTTTCCCATTGGGATCCCAGTCGTTACCCTACTTCAAGTCCAAGCCAAGGGGTTAAACAGAATTCTAAAACAAAGCGTGATGTAGTTCTAATATGGGTTGGAATTATCGGAGGttgcttatttattttgattttagcgATCGGGCTTGTTTTTTGCAGAAGCAATAAGGTTGTTACTGTGAAACCATGGGCGACAGGGTTAAGTGGGCAGTTGCAGAAGGCATTTGTAACAG GTGTGCCGAAGCTCAACCGACCAGAACTTGAAGCAGCTTGTGAAGATTTTAGCAATATAATTGGTTCTTTCTCAGATGGAACTGTTTATAAGGGAACTCTTTCAAGTGGAGTGGAAATAGCTGTAACATCTAGTGCAGTGACATCTCCTGGAAACTGGTCAAAAAACTTGAAAGTCCAATTCAGAAAGAAG ATAGAGACATTGTCAAAAGTGAACCACAAAAACTTCGTGAACCTCATTGGATTTTGTGAAGAAGAGAAGCCATTCACGAGAATGATGGTTTTTGAGTACGCTCCAAATGGTACACTATTTGAGCATTTACACA TAAAAGAAGCAGAGCACTTGGACTGGGGAATGAGACTCCGAATAGCTATGGGCATTGCATACTGTCTGGAATATATGCACCAGTTGACGCCACCTATAACCCACAAAAACCTACAATCCTCCTCCATATACCTGACTGAAGATTATGCAGCCAAAATATCAGATTTCAGTTTTTGGAATCATATAACTGCAGCCAAGAGTGAAACAGATGTTATGGACCTTTCAGAAATCCCATCAGTGGAACCAGAAAGCAATGTTTACAGCTTCGGTCTAATCTTGTTTGAAATGATGACAGGAAGGATTCCATACTCTTTTGACAATGGCTCTCTTGCAGATTGGGTATCAGACTATCTAAAAGGAGTGCAGCACTCGAGAGAAATGGTGGATCCAACTCTAGAATCTTTCCAGGTGGATGAGCTTGAGCAATTGTTTGAAGTGATAAAATATTGTCTCCAACCTGATCCAAAGCAAAGACCATCTATGAGTGAGATCACAACTAAAATGAAAGATATCACAGAAATGGGGCCTGATGGAGCAACACCAAAACTATCTCCTCTGTGGTGGGCAGAGCTGGAAATAATGTCTACAGACTAG